Proteins encoded in a region of the Bradyrhizobium sp. CB3481 genome:
- a CDS encoding IclR family transcriptional regulator C-terminal domain-containing protein: MRKDVIRRKAIEPRSNAEEADVRDSGVQSVDRALSIIETLAEDDEGYRLSDLAIRTGLSTSTVHRLLATLENRRFVQFDRSQSKWHVGARCFTVGATFARRRNFAAQAIPYLRKLRDLTRETANLAVVDDEFIVVLTRMESREIMRSLTKLGGRVAMVASGVGKAVLATYSNEDVSAIIHHHGMPRLTEKSIVRPGELFKELEKIRRQGYAIDDEEACMGLRCVAAVVYNDCAEPLAAISVSGMTGRLTDERLPQLGQTVREVAAELTAALGGVMPAAKAS; this comes from the coding sequence ATGAGAAAAGACGTGATCCGGCGCAAGGCCATCGAGCCAAGATCCAATGCGGAAGAGGCCGACGTTCGCGACAGCGGCGTCCAGTCGGTCGATCGCGCGCTTTCGATCATCGAAACGCTGGCGGAAGACGACGAGGGTTATCGCCTCAGCGACCTCGCGATTCGCACCGGGCTCTCGACCTCGACCGTGCATCGCCTGCTGGCGACCCTGGAAAACCGCCGCTTCGTGCAATTCGACCGCAGCCAGTCGAAATGGCATGTCGGCGCGCGCTGCTTCACGGTGGGGGCGACGTTTGCCCGCCGCCGCAATTTCGCGGCCCAGGCGATTCCTTATTTGCGCAAGCTGCGCGATCTCACCCGCGAAACGGCCAATCTCGCCGTGGTCGATGACGAATTCATCGTCGTGCTGACGCGGATGGAAAGCCGCGAGATCATGCGCTCGCTGACCAAGCTCGGCGGGCGCGTCGCCATGGTCGCCTCCGGCGTCGGCAAGGCGGTGCTCGCGACCTATTCCAACGAGGACGTCAGCGCCATTATCCATCACCACGGCATGCCGCGGCTGACGGAGAAGTCCATTGTGCGGCCCGGCGAATTGTTCAAGGAGCTCGAAAAAATCCGCCGCCAGGGCTATGCCATCGACGACGAGGAGGCCTGCATGGGCCTGCGCTGCGTCGCCGCCGTCGTCTACAACGACTGCGCCGAGCCGTTAGCTGCGATTTCCGTCTCGGGCATGACGGGCCGCCTCACGGACGAGCGCCTGCCGCAGCTCGGTCAGACCGTGCGCGAGGTGGCGGCCGAACTGACGGCGGCGCTCGGCGGCGTGATGCCGGCGGCAAAGGCGTCCTGA
- a CDS encoding 2-dehydropantoate 2-reductase yields MGRRIAIVGAGAVGGYAGAHMAQAGEDVTFIDPWPEHVEHMRKHGLRVTHAMDIAEFSVPVRALHVTDAQQLAKEKPVDIAFVCMKSYDTAWATMLIRQYLAADGYVVSLQNCMNEETIAGIVGWGKTLGCIASSITVNLPEPGHIHRGAGKGGAAHTVFRAGEVHGRITPRAEEIRRLVGYSDSAKVTDNLWGERWSKLVANVMGNGLSACTGLPGGEVLQSEPLRRFSTRLGSEAIRVGQALGYQLEEILHLPPETIARAGEGDEAAMRACDEQRFKDAKRTSSAQRPSMGQDMQKGRRTEIEFLNGFVVQEGEKIGHTCSANAALTDIVKRVERGELSPDPRHITELRLN; encoded by the coding sequence ATGGGCCGCAGGATCGCGATCGTCGGAGCCGGCGCCGTCGGCGGCTATGCCGGCGCCCATATGGCGCAGGCGGGGGAGGACGTCACCTTCATCGATCCCTGGCCCGAACATGTCGAGCATATGCGTAAACATGGTCTGCGCGTCACCCATGCGATGGACATTGCGGAATTCTCGGTGCCGGTGCGCGCGCTCCATGTCACGGATGCGCAGCAGCTTGCCAAGGAGAAGCCGGTCGACATCGCCTTCGTCTGCATGAAATCCTATGACACGGCCTGGGCCACCATGTTGATCCGGCAGTATCTGGCGGCCGACGGCTATGTCGTGTCGTTGCAGAACTGCATGAACGAGGAGACGATTGCCGGCATCGTCGGCTGGGGCAAGACACTCGGCTGCATTGCCAGCAGCATCACGGTGAACCTGCCGGAACCCGGCCATATCCATCGCGGCGCCGGCAAGGGCGGGGCAGCGCACACCGTGTTCCGCGCCGGCGAGGTGCATGGCCGGATCACGCCCCGGGCCGAGGAAATCCGCCGCCTGGTCGGCTATTCCGACAGCGCCAAGGTCACCGATAATCTCTGGGGCGAGCGCTGGTCGAAACTTGTCGCCAACGTCATGGGCAACGGGCTCTCCGCCTGTACCGGCCTTCCTGGCGGCGAGGTGTTGCAGAGCGAACCGCTGCGCCGGTTCTCCACCCGGCTCGGCAGCGAGGCGATCCGCGTCGGGCAGGCGCTCGGCTATCAGCTTGAGGAAATACTGCACCTGCCGCCGGAGACGATCGCGCGCGCCGGCGAGGGCGACGAGGCGGCGATGCGCGCCTGCGACGAGCAGCGTTTCAAGGATGCCAAGCGCACCTCGTCGGCGCAGCGGCCCTCGATGGGGCAGGACATGCAGAAAGGCCGCCGCACCGAGATCGAATTCCTCAACGGTTTCGTCGTGCAGGAGGGCGAGAAGATCGGCCATACCTGCAGCGCAAACGCGGCGCTGACCGATATCGTCAAGCGCGTGGAACGGGGTGAGCTGAGCCCCGATCCGCGGCACATCACCGAGCTGCGGCTGAACTGA
- the oxc gene encoding oxalyl-CoA decarboxylase produces MLNTAIKSEAPGSEQELTDGFHLVIDALKLNGINTIYNVPGIPITDLGRMAQAAGIRVISFRHEQNAGYAAGIAGFLTKKPGVCLTVSAPGFLNGLTALAHATTNCYPMILISGSSEREIVDLQQGDYEEMDQLAIAKPLCKAAYRVLHAQDIGIGLARAIRAAVSGRPGGVYLDLPAKLFGQVMNADAGQKSLVKVIDAAPAQIPAPAAVKRALDVLKSAKKPLIILGKGAAYAQADEEIKNFVEKSGVPFLPMSMAKGLLPDTHPQCAGAARSTVLKESDVVMLIGARLNWLLSHGKGKTWGEAPKKFIQVDIEPKEMDSNVEIVAPVVGDIGSCVSAFTQAMGSGWTAPSADWTKAVQAKREDNVAKMAPKLMNNKSPMDYHGALGVLKNVIKERPDAILVNEGANTLDLARGVIDMYKPRKRLDVGTWGVMGIGMGQAIAAALETGNPVLAVEGDSAFGFSGMEIETICRYNLPICVVIFNNDGIYRGTDVNNANADPATTVFVKGARYDKMMEAFGGVGVNATSPDELKRAVNEAMDSGKPTLINAVIDPAAGSESGRIGNLNPQSVLKKK; encoded by the coding sequence ATGCTGAATACCGCGATTAAGTCCGAAGCACCGGGCTCCGAGCAAGAGCTGACCGATGGCTTTCATCTCGTCATCGACGCGCTCAAGCTCAACGGCATCAACACCATTTATAACGTGCCGGGTATCCCGATCACGGATCTGGGCCGCATGGCCCAGGCTGCGGGCATTCGCGTCATCTCCTTCCGTCACGAGCAGAACGCTGGCTATGCCGCTGGCATCGCCGGCTTTCTGACCAAGAAGCCAGGCGTCTGCCTCACCGTCTCGGCGCCGGGTTTTCTCAACGGCCTCACCGCCCTCGCCCATGCCACCACCAACTGCTACCCGATGATCCTGATTTCGGGTTCCTCCGAGCGCGAGATTGTCGACCTGCAGCAGGGCGACTATGAAGAGATGGACCAGCTCGCGATCGCAAAACCGCTGTGCAAGGCGGCCTATCGCGTGCTGCACGCCCAAGATATCGGCATCGGTCTCGCCCGCGCGATCCGCGCTGCCGTCTCGGGCCGCCCAGGCGGCGTCTACCTCGACCTGCCCGCCAAACTGTTCGGCCAGGTGATGAATGCTGATGCCGGCCAGAAGTCGCTGGTCAAGGTGATCGATGCGGCGCCTGCGCAGATCCCCGCTCCTGCCGCCGTCAAGCGCGCGCTTGACGTGCTCAAGAGCGCGAAGAAGCCGCTGATTATCCTCGGCAAGGGCGCGGCCTACGCGCAGGCCGACGAAGAGATCAAGAACTTCGTCGAGAAAAGCGGCGTGCCCTTCCTGCCGATGAGCATGGCCAAGGGCCTGTTGCCCGACACCCATCCGCAATGCGCCGGCGCGGCCCGCTCCACGGTGCTGAAGGAATCGGACGTCGTGATGCTGATCGGCGCGCGGCTCAACTGGCTGCTGTCGCACGGCAAGGGCAAGACCTGGGGCGAAGCGCCGAAGAAATTCATCCAGGTCGACATCGAGCCGAAAGAAATGGATTCGAACGTCGAGATCGTCGCGCCCGTGGTCGGCGATATCGGCTCCTGCGTCTCCGCCTTCACTCAGGCGATGGGAAGCGGCTGGACCGCGCCATCAGCTGACTGGACCAAGGCGGTGCAGGCCAAGCGCGAAGACAACGTCGCCAAGATGGCGCCGAAGCTGATGAACAACAAGTCGCCGATGGACTATCACGGCGCGCTCGGCGTCTTGAAGAACGTCATCAAGGAGCGTCCCGACGCCATCCTCGTCAACGAAGGCGCCAACACGCTCGACCTCGCCCGCGGCGTGATCGACATGTACAAGCCGCGCAAGCGCCTCGACGTTGGCACCTGGGGCGTGATGGGCATCGGCATGGGCCAGGCGATCGCCGCCGCGCTCGAGACCGGCAATCCCGTGCTCGCGGTCGAGGGCGACAGCGCATTCGGCTTCTCCGGCATGGAGATCGAGACCATCTGCCGCTACAACCTTCCGATCTGCGTCGTCATCTTCAACAATGACGGCATCTATCGCGGCACCGACGTCAACAACGCCAACGCCGATCCCGCGACGACGGTGTTCGTCAAGGGCGCGCGCTACGACAAGATGATGGAAGCCTTCGGCGGCGTCGGCGTCAACGCCACCTCGCCGGACGAACTGAAGCGCGCCGTGAACGAGGCAATGGATTCAGGCAAGCCGACGCTGATCAACGCAGTGATCGACCCGGCCGCCGGCTCGGAGAGCGGCCGTATCGGCAACCTCAACCCGCAAAGCGTTCTGAAAAAGAAGTGA
- a CDS encoding GntR family transcriptional regulator, translated as MPARKQTKAPPVMADADIAIVRIAPETSFKNKAYEALKEAILKMDIYATPEPVMLDERALSERLGVSRTPIREAIAMLEQDGFVKTVPRRGIVVVRRTKTEIVDMIRAWAALESMAARLITTTARKKDITALRDFFKDFGKDRLPQDHIEEYSKANIAFHQALISLSESQVLVDMTNDILLHVRGYRQLTIGRKDRTATSLPEHLGIIEALEARDTELAEKLARDHTLGLATYVETHGQELFT; from the coding sequence GTGCCCGCACGTAAACAAACCAAGGCGCCGCCTGTCATGGCTGATGCAGATATCGCAATCGTCCGGATTGCGCCTGAGACGAGCTTCAAGAACAAGGCCTATGAGGCCTTGAAGGAAGCCATCCTCAAGATGGACATCTATGCGACGCCCGAGCCGGTCATGCTCGACGAGCGCGCGCTGTCCGAACGGCTCGGCGTCAGCCGCACCCCTATTCGCGAAGCCATCGCGATGCTGGAACAGGATGGCTTCGTCAAAACCGTGCCGCGCCGCGGCATCGTCGTGGTCCGCCGCACCAAGACCGAGATCGTCGACATGATTCGCGCCTGGGCCGCGCTCGAGAGCATGGCCGCACGCCTGATCACGACCACCGCGCGCAAGAAAGACATCACGGCGCTGCGCGATTTCTTCAAGGACTTTGGCAAGGATCGCCTGCCGCAGGATCATATCGAGGAATACTCCAAGGCCAATATCGCCTTCCATCAGGCGCTGATCTCGCTGTCGGAGTCGCAGGTGCTGGTCGATATGACCAACGATATCCTTCTGCACGTGCGCGGCTACCGGCAATTGACCATCGGGCGAAAGGATCGCACCGCGACCTCACTACCCGAGCATCTCGGCATCATTGAAGCGCTTGAAGCGCGCGACACGGAACTCGCCGAAAAACTCGCGCGCGATCACACGCTCGGTCTTGCCACCTATGTCGAGACCCACGGGCAGGAACTTTTTACCTAG
- a CDS encoding acetate--CoA ligase family protein gives MSNSADAARKIAEPSAHEAVRRVLDTVKADKRTSLTAPEGKLVCDAYGIPVPKEGVAKSAADAAKFATGMGFPVVMKIVSPDILHKTEAGGVVVGLKTAADAEKAFETILANAKKYKADAKIEGVQVQQMLAGGTEVIVGSITDGSFGKLVAFGLGGVLVEVLKDITFRLAPATKEDALSMLDGIQAHDMLKGVRGGDPVNRDALADVIVKVSQLVSDFPEIVELDLNPVFATKKDAIAADVRIVVDFDYKPRPAPRPTEEIVSAMNRIMQPKAVAVIGASAEDGKIGNSVMKNLINGGYKGEIYPIHPKAADILGYKAYKSVKDVPGVIDTAVFAIPAKFVAGALAECGEKKIPGAVLIPSGFAEAGAPELQAEIVEVGKKYNVRLMGPNIYGFYYTWSNLCATFCTAYDVKGHAALSSQSGGIGMAIIGFSRSAKMGVSAIVGLGNKSDIDEDDLLAFFEQDPNTNLIAQHCEDLKDGRAFAEAAKRVAKKKPVIVLKAGRTSAGAKAASSHTGALAGNDKIYEDVFKQSGVIRARSLRQLLEFARGVPVLPTPKGENVLIITGAGGSGVLLSDSCVDNGLSLMSMPPDLDAAFRKFIPPFGAAGNPVDITGGEPPITYINTVKLGLTDERIHSLILGYWHTIVTPPMVFARNMVEVKKDMEAKGFVKPIVASLAGDVEVEEAAEYLYQNGIPAYAYSTELPVEVLGAKYKWARGAGLL, from the coding sequence ATGTCAAATTCTGCAGATGCGGCCCGCAAGATCGCCGAGCCCAGCGCCCACGAGGCTGTCCGCCGGGTGCTCGATACGGTGAAGGCCGACAAGCGCACCAGCCTCACTGCGCCGGAAGGCAAGCTGGTGTGCGATGCCTATGGCATCCCGGTTCCGAAGGAAGGCGTGGCCAAGTCCGCCGCTGATGCAGCCAAGTTCGCCACCGGCATGGGCTTCCCGGTGGTGATGAAGATCGTCTCGCCGGACATTCTCCACAAGACGGAGGCGGGCGGTGTCGTGGTCGGCCTCAAGACCGCGGCCGATGCCGAAAAGGCCTTTGAGACGATTCTCGCCAACGCCAAGAAATACAAGGCTGACGCCAAGATCGAGGGTGTCCAGGTGCAGCAGATGCTGGCCGGCGGCACCGAAGTCATCGTCGGCTCGATCACCGACGGTTCGTTCGGCAAGCTGGTGGCGTTCGGCCTCGGCGGCGTGCTGGTCGAGGTGCTCAAGGACATTACGTTCCGTCTCGCGCCCGCGACCAAGGAAGATGCGCTGTCGATGCTCGACGGCATCCAGGCCCATGACATGCTCAAGGGCGTCCGCGGCGGCGACCCGGTCAATCGCGACGCGCTGGCCGATGTCATCGTCAAGGTCTCGCAGCTCGTCAGCGATTTCCCTGAAATCGTCGAGCTCGACCTCAATCCGGTGTTTGCCACCAAGAAAGACGCGATTGCCGCCGACGTGCGTATCGTCGTCGATTTCGATTACAAGCCGCGCCCGGCGCCGCGTCCGACCGAAGAGATCGTGTCGGCGATGAACCGCATCATGCAGCCGAAGGCCGTCGCCGTGATCGGCGCGTCCGCCGAGGACGGCAAGATCGGCAACTCCGTGATGAAGAACCTGATCAATGGCGGCTACAAGGGCGAGATCTACCCGATCCACCCGAAGGCCGCCGATATCCTAGGTTACAAGGCCTATAAGAGCGTCAAGGACGTGCCCGGCGTGATCGACACCGCGGTGTTTGCGATCCCCGCCAAGTTCGTCGCCGGCGCGCTGGCGGAATGCGGCGAGAAGAAAATTCCCGGCGCCGTGCTGATTCCATCGGGCTTTGCCGAAGCCGGCGCGCCTGAACTGCAGGCCGAAATCGTCGAGGTCGGCAAGAAGTACAACGTCCGCCTGATGGGGCCGAACATCTACGGCTTCTATTATACCTGGTCGAACCTCTGCGCCACGTTCTGCACCGCCTACGACGTCAAGGGCCATGCGGCGCTGTCGTCGCAGTCCGGCGGCATCGGCATGGCAATCATCGGTTTCTCGCGCTCGGCGAAGATGGGCGTCTCCGCGATCGTCGGCCTCGGCAACAAGTCCGACATCGACGAGGACGATCTGCTCGCCTTCTTCGAGCAGGATCCCAACACCAACCTGATCGCGCAGCACTGCGAAGACCTCAAGGACGGCCGCGCGTTTGCGGAAGCCGCCAAGCGCGTCGCCAAGAAGAAGCCGGTGATCGTACTGAAGGCGGGCCGCACCTCGGCCGGCGCGAAGGCGGCCTCGTCGCACACCGGCGCGCTCGCCGGCAACGACAAGATCTATGAGGACGTGTTCAAGCAGTCCGGCGTGATCCGCGCCCGGTCGTTGCGGCAACTGCTCGAATTCGCGCGCGGCGTGCCGGTGCTGCCGACGCCGAAGGGCGAGAACGTGCTCATCATCACCGGCGCCGGCGGCTCAGGTGTGCTGCTGTCGGACTCCTGCGTCGACAACGGCCTGTCTCTGATGTCGATGCCGCCGGATCTCGATGCCGCGTTCAGAAAATTCATCCCGCCGTTCGGCGCGGCAGGAAATCCTGTGGATATCACCGGTGGCGAGCCGCCGATCACCTACATCAACACGGTGAAGCTCGGCCTGACGGATGAACGCATCCATTCGCTGATCCTGGGCTACTGGCACACGATCGTCACCCCGCCGATGGTGTTCGCCCGCAACATGGTCGAGGTGAAGAAGGATATGGAGGCCAAGGGCTTCGTCAAACCGATCGTCGCCTCGCTCGCCGGCGACGTCGAGGTCGAGGAAGCTGCCGAATATCTCTACCAGAACGGCATCCCGGCCTATGCCTATTCGACCGAACTGCCGGTCGAGGTGCTCGGCGCCAAGTACAAGTGGGCGCGCGGCGCGGGCCTGCTCTGA